TCAATCCGGGCCGGATGGCAAGCAGTGGCGGATATTCAACCTCCCGGTTGGCGCATCCAAGGCGGTGGCCGCAAAGCCCCGGCCTGAATAAACTATGTTTCGAAGCATTGGCGAGTTGTTATTATTGGCATGGCGCACCCTGATGGCGCTGCCGCTCACGTGGCGGCAGCGGCAGAAGGTGTTCGAGCAGTTGTTTGAAATCGGCAACGCAAGTTTGCTGATGGCCTGCATTCTTTCCATCTTCATTGGTGGCGTGCTGGCGCTGCAAACGGGGCCGGTGCTGGCGGAGCGTGGGCTGTCCGGCCTGCTGGGCGGCATTGTGGGGCTCTCAGCCTGCAAAGAGCTGGCGCCCGTCATGATGTCCATTTTGATTGCGGGACGCATTGGGTCAGCCATGGCGGCGGAAATCGGCTCCATGCAGGTGTACCAGGAAATTGACGCATTGCGCACGATGAACATCAAGCCGGTGAGTTACCTGGTGCTGCCCCGGGTGGTCGCCATCTCCCTGGCGCTGCCCACGCTGGTAATTTTCGCGGTCATCACCTCCTGGCTGGGCGGCGCGCTGGTGTCGGTGGCCAACGAGAAAATTGATCTCACATTTTCGGCTTATTTCAACAACCTCAGCGAGGTGGTCAAGGTCAAGGACGTGCTCAACGGGTTGATCAAGAGCTTTGTGTTTGCAATGGTCATCGGCGTTGTGTCGTGCCAGCAGGGCTTGGCCACCATCGGCGGCCCGCGCGGCATCGGACGCTCGGTGACCAAGGCGGTGGTGAATTCCATCGTGCTGATCCTGATCCTGGATTATTTCCTCACCCGCGTTTTGCTGTACTTATAACCATGAGCGGCACGTCAACAGTCACCGGTGTGGGCCTGCAAGTGCGCGGGCTGCGCAAGAGTTTTGACGGCCAAGCCGTCCTGAAAGGGTTGAGCTTCGAGGTCAACCCGGGCGAGTGCTTTGTCATCATGGGGCCGAGCGGCAGCGGCAAAACCGTGTTGCTCAAGCATTTGATCGGTTTGGAGACGCCGGATGCCGGGGAAGTGCTCATTGGCGGGAAGCCCATCACCTCGCCGGAGGTCATGGAGCAGTACCGCATGGCGCTGGTCTTTCAATCCGGGGCATTGCTGAACTCCTTGACCGTGGGTGAAAACGTGGGCCTTTACC
The Verrucomicrobiota bacterium DNA segment above includes these coding regions:
- a CDS encoding ABC transporter permease, whose translation is MFRSIGELLLLAWRTLMALPLTWRQRQKVFEQLFEIGNASLLMACILSIFIGGVLALQTGPVLAERGLSGLLGGIVGLSACKELAPVMMSILIAGRIGSAMAAEIGSMQVYQEIDALRTMNIKPVSYLVLPRVVAISLALPTLVIFAVITSWLGGALVSVANEKIDLTFSAYFNNLSEVVKVKDVLNGLIKSFVFAMVIGVVSCQQGLATIGGPRGIGRSVTKAVVNSIVLILILDYFLTRVLLYL